From a region of the Chitinophaga caseinilytica genome:
- a CDS encoding BamA/OMP85 family outer membrane protein, translated as MRAQQRDTVPLPNPPAGISPWSLGNPQQYEIADIAVSGTEFLDKSLLLSLSGLNVGDKVVLPGDHFAKAIQALWGQRLFSNIAIYITKIEGEKIWLEISLVEKPRMSNFFWKGIKKSDGDELTTKAGIRKGSVVTEAMQQNTYNVIRKYYADKGFRNVSMRMDIRKDPPPAVNSATVYFFVDKGHKVKVNDINVIGNYNVAENTIKKKMKGTKELSHFTLYPDMANAWIDSMATTDTYWQDMGWLSPTRTLQQLDPYFRFKLFANAKFNDAKYEEDKEKIVAYYNSKGHRDFQIVDDTLYNNAKGNLNIEMKVDEGKKYYFGNITWRGNTVYSDTILSRAMGIQKGDVYNLELLNKRLGTPPGPEGGDISSLYMDDGYLFFQIDPVEIGIRGDTIDFEIRMQEGPQATIKDIRIAGNEKTNEHVIRRELRTMPGDKFSRQNLIRSQREISQLGFFNPETIGINPVPNVQEGTVDIDYKVEERANDQLELSAGWGGYIGLTGTLGVTFNNFSLRNIFKKETWDPLPSGDGQKLSVRISSNGKAYRSYNFSFTEPWLGGKKRNPFSVNFYSTYQNPNAFAEYYNMPVANKGAYFRVLGGSVSIGKQLKWPDDFFSIMYAVNYQRYKLKDFNYFGLAGFDNGTANNLSLRITLARSSVDQQIFPRSGSSFMLFGQFTPPYSVFNPEKDYKSEPIADQFKFIEYQKYRMNAEWYVPLSRPRGTDNKSLVLKVAAKFGYVAAYNGRTTLSPFGRFELGGDGLSNFAVYDRDIISQRGYPVYYTSNPKLNPESGSPPNGYSGFTMFNKYVVELRYPFSLNPSSTIFGLMFLEAANGYRDIKEYDPFRLRRSVGLGARFYLPMFGLLGFDYGIGLDRLTPGGGLKNAGKFTFMLGFEPE; from the coding sequence GTGCGTGCCCAACAAAGGGATACGGTACCCCTGCCAAATCCTCCGGCAGGCATCAGCCCCTGGTCCCTGGGCAACCCACAACAGTACGAGATAGCCGATATCGCCGTTTCTGGCACCGAGTTCCTCGACAAATCCCTCCTCCTGTCCCTCTCCGGCCTTAACGTGGGCGATAAAGTAGTGCTGCCCGGCGACCACTTCGCCAAGGCCATCCAGGCACTCTGGGGACAACGACTTTTTTCAAACATCGCCATCTATATCACCAAAATCGAAGGAGAAAAAATCTGGCTGGAAATTTCCCTCGTGGAAAAACCCCGTATGTCCAACTTCTTCTGGAAAGGGATCAAAAAGTCGGATGGCGACGAGCTGACCACCAAGGCCGGCATCCGCAAGGGTAGCGTGGTAACCGAAGCCATGCAGCAAAATACTTACAACGTTATCCGTAAATACTACGCCGATAAAGGTTTCCGCAACGTGTCCATGAGAATGGACATCCGCAAAGACCCTCCCCCGGCCGTGAATTCTGCTACCGTGTATTTCTTCGTGGATAAGGGCCACAAAGTGAAAGTGAACGATATCAACGTGATCGGCAACTATAACGTCGCCGAAAACACGATCAAAAAGAAAATGAAGGGCACCAAGGAATTGAGCCACTTCACCCTGTACCCCGACATGGCCAACGCCTGGATCGACAGTATGGCCACCACCGATACCTACTGGCAGGATATGGGATGGCTCTCGCCGACCCGCACCCTCCAGCAGTTGGATCCTTACTTCCGCTTCAAGCTCTTCGCCAACGCGAAATTCAACGACGCCAAGTACGAGGAAGACAAGGAAAAAATCGTCGCCTACTACAACTCCAAAGGCCACCGCGATTTCCAGATCGTGGACGATACGCTGTATAACAACGCCAAAGGAAACCTGAACATCGAAATGAAGGTGGACGAAGGCAAGAAATATTATTTCGGGAATATCACCTGGAGAGGGAACACCGTTTATAGCGACACCATCCTTTCCCGCGCCATGGGCATCCAGAAAGGAGATGTGTATAACCTCGAACTGCTGAACAAACGACTCGGAACGCCTCCCGGCCCCGAAGGCGGAGACATCAGCTCGCTGTATATGGACGACGGTTACCTCTTCTTCCAGATCGACCCCGTGGAGATCGGCATCCGGGGAGACACCATCGATTTCGAGATCCGCATGCAGGAAGGGCCCCAGGCTACCATCAAAGACATCCGCATCGCTGGTAACGAAAAAACCAACGAACACGTGATCCGCCGCGAACTGAGGACCATGCCCGGCGATAAATTCAGCCGCCAGAACCTCATCCGCTCCCAGCGCGAAATTTCCCAGCTCGGCTTCTTCAACCCCGAAACCATCGGCATCAACCCCGTTCCCAACGTACAGGAAGGGACCGTGGACATCGACTATAAAGTGGAAGAAAGAGCGAACGACCAGCTGGAACTGTCTGCCGGCTGGGGCGGGTACATCGGTCTCACCGGTACCCTCGGCGTAACGTTCAACAACTTCTCGCTGCGCAACATCTTCAAAAAGGAAACCTGGGACCCGTTACCTTCCGGCGACGGTCAGAAACTCAGCGTTCGTATATCCTCCAACGGTAAAGCCTACCGTTCCTACAACTTCTCCTTCACCGAGCCCTGGCTCGGCGGAAAGAAAAGGAACCCCTTCTCCGTCAACTTCTACAGCACTTACCAGAACCCGAACGCCTTCGCGGAATATTATAATATGCCCGTTGCCAACAAAGGCGCATACTTCCGGGTACTCGGCGGTTCCGTTTCCATCGGTAAACAGCTGAAATGGCCGGACGACTTCTTCTCCATTATGTACGCGGTGAACTATCAGCGTTATAAACTGAAAGATTTCAACTACTTCGGGCTCGCCGGCTTCGATAACGGTACGGCCAATAACCTGTCGCTCCGTATCACCCTCGCGCGTTCTTCGGTAGACCAGCAGATCTTCCCGCGCAGTGGTTCCAGCTTCATGCTGTTCGGCCAGTTCACGCCGCCGTATTCCGTTTTCAATCCCGAAAAGGATTACAAATCCGAGCCGATCGCAGACCAGTTCAAATTCATCGAGTACCAGAAATACCGTATGAACGCCGAATGGTACGTGCCGCTGTCGCGCCCGCGCGGTACCGACAACAAGTCGCTGGTACTGAAAGTGGCTGCCAAGTTCGGTTACGTAGCTGCCTACAACGGCCGCACCACGCTTTCGCCTTTCGGCCGCTTCGAGCTGGGTGGCGACGGTCTGAGCAACTTCGCGGTGTATGACCGTGACATCATTTCGCAGCGTGGTTATCCTGTATATTATACGTCTAACCCGAAGCTCAACCCCGAAAGCGGTTCGCCGCCGAATGGGTACTCCGGCTTCACGATGTTTAATAAATATGTCGTGGAACTGCGCTATCCCTTCAGCCTGAACCCGAGCTCCACGATCTTCGGCCTCATGTTCCTGGAAGCAGCGAACGGTTACCGTGATATCAAGGAATACGATCCGTTCCGCCTGCGCCGCTCCGTTGGTCTGGGTGCGCGGTTCTATCTCCCCATGTTCGGTCTGCTCGGTTTCGACTATGGCATAGGTTTGGATAGGTTAACGCCCGGAGGCGGGCTCAAAAATGCAGGTAAATTCACCTTCATGCTGGGCTTTGAGCCGGAATAA
- a CDS encoding isoprenyl transferase: MSLKDQLDLQRLPRHIAIIMDGNGRWAKERGQDRLYGHHQGVESVRDIVEGCAELGVEYLTLYAFSTENWDRPVYEVNGIMELLVTTIRKEVDTLNRNNIRLHVIGDMNMLPPHCQRELEEAREITSHNGGLNLVMALSYSSRWEILEAVRAIARDAKEGKINPEDINHESWSKYLSTSQLPDPELMIRTSGEHRISNFLLYQIAYAELYFTNTRWPDFRKENLYEAILNYQNRERRFGKTSEQIQQNEEIVS, from the coding sequence ATGAGTTTGAAGGATCAATTAGACCTGCAACGACTGCCCCGACACATCGCCATCATCATGGACGGTAATGGCCGATGGGCCAAGGAGCGGGGTCAGGACCGGCTGTACGGGCATCATCAGGGAGTGGAAAGTGTGCGGGATATAGTGGAGGGTTGCGCCGAACTGGGCGTCGAATACCTGACGCTGTACGCCTTTTCTACCGAAAACTGGGACCGCCCGGTTTATGAAGTCAACGGCATTATGGAGCTGCTGGTGACTACCATCCGCAAGGAAGTAGACACCCTCAACCGAAATAATATCCGGCTGCATGTGATTGGAGACATGAACATGTTGCCCCCCCATTGCCAGCGCGAACTGGAGGAAGCACGGGAAATCACCTCCCATAACGGAGGCCTGAACCTCGTGATGGCCCTCAGCTACAGCTCCCGCTGGGAAATACTCGAAGCCGTGCGCGCCATCGCACGGGACGCGAAAGAAGGAAAAATCAATCCGGAAGATATCAACCACGAAAGCTGGTCAAAATATCTCAGTACTTCCCAACTGCCCGATCCCGAGCTGATGATCAGGACCTCAGGGGAACACCGCATCAGCAATTTCCTTTTATACCAAATCGCCTACGCGGAACTGTATTTCACCAATACCCGCTGGCCCGACTTCCGCAAGGAAAACCTTTACGAAGCCATCCTCAATTATCAAAACAGAGAACGTAGATTCGGCAAAACAAGCGAACAAATACAGCAGAATGAAGAAATTGTTTCCTAA
- a CDS encoding OmpH family outer membrane protein — translation MKRILITMILVLGAFGGAFAQRYCVIDTKYILESVPDYKDAQKKLDAVAEQWQKEIDAKFQEVDKMYKSYQAESVMLTDDLKRKREDEIIAREKEAKDLQKKRFGYEGDLFKKREELVKPIQDKIYNAVQKLAASRMYDFVLDKSGGITVIFADPKLDKSEEILKALGVKQ, via the coding sequence ATGAAAAGAATCTTAATTACCATGATTTTGGTGCTCGGTGCCTTCGGAGGCGCTTTCGCACAGCGGTATTGTGTAATTGATACGAAATATATCCTGGAAAGCGTTCCCGACTACAAAGACGCGCAAAAGAAGCTCGACGCCGTAGCGGAACAGTGGCAGAAGGAAATCGACGCCAAATTCCAGGAGGTAGACAAAATGTACAAATCCTACCAGGCCGAATCGGTGATGTTGACAGATGATCTGAAAAGAAAGCGGGAAGATGAGATCATCGCCCGTGAGAAAGAAGCGAAAGACCTGCAGAAGAAAAGATTCGGTTATGAGGGCGACCTGTTCAAGAAACGCGAAGAACTGGTAAAACCCATCCAGGACAAGATCTACAACGCCGTTCAGAAGTTGGCCGCCAGCAGGATGTACGACTTCGTGCTGGATAAATCCGGCGGCATCACGGTGATCTTCGCAGATCCGAAACTGGACAAAAGCGAAGAGATCCTGAAAGCACTGGGCGTGAAACAATGA
- a CDS encoding NAD kinase codes for MHVALYSRGFVKEDLEDIQLLLNELARQEIVPVVYEPLYKELCAHIQFFPQTDTFSCAEDLDGRIEFLVSLGGDGTLLDTVSFIRDKNIPVMGVNFGRLGFLAGIGRNAVHELVDSLVSRSYVVDKRTLLHLDASTPLFGDVPYALNEFTIHKKDTSAMVKIHTYLNGEFLNTYWADGLIVATPTGSTGYSLSCGGPIVFPEAANFVITPVAPHNLNVRPIVVPDDNVISFEVEGRSDQFICTLDSRMEVIDNRVQLAVKKEDFTIQLLRLNESNFLHTLRDKLLWGIDTRNARGK; via the coding sequence ATGCATGTAGCCCTTTACAGCCGCGGCTTTGTCAAGGAAGACCTGGAAGATATTCAACTGTTGCTGAACGAACTGGCAAGGCAGGAAATAGTGCCCGTCGTGTATGAGCCCCTCTACAAGGAGCTCTGCGCGCACATCCAGTTTTTCCCTCAAACCGATACGTTCTCCTGCGCCGAAGACCTCGACGGCCGCATCGAATTCCTCGTGAGCCTCGGGGGAGACGGTACCCTGCTCGACACGGTGAGCTTCATCCGCGATAAAAACATCCCCGTCATGGGCGTGAACTTCGGCCGCCTGGGGTTCCTCGCCGGCATCGGCCGCAACGCCGTGCATGAACTGGTGGACTCCCTCGTGAGCCGGAGCTACGTGGTCGATAAGCGGACACTCCTCCATCTCGACGCCAGCACGCCTCTTTTCGGCGATGTGCCCTACGCCCTCAACGAATTCACGATCCACAAGAAAGATACCTCCGCCATGGTGAAAATCCACACCTACCTGAACGGCGAGTTTCTCAATACTTATTGGGCAGACGGGCTCATCGTGGCCACGCCCACCGGTTCTACCGGCTATTCCCTCAGCTGCGGCGGGCCGATCGTGTTCCCCGAAGCCGCGAACTTCGTCATCACGCCCGTGGCGCCACACAACCTGAACGTAAGGCCCATCGTGGTGCCCGACGATAACGTGATCTCGTTCGAAGTGGAAGGCCGGTCAGACCAGTTCATCTGTACGCTCGACTCGCGGATGGAGGTGATCGACAACCGGGTGCAGCTGGCCGTAAAGAAGGAGGATTTTACCATTCAACTCTTGCGCCTGAACGAAAGTAATTTCCTGCATACGTTGAGAGACAAGCTGTTGTGGGGGATCGACACGCGGAATGCGCGGGGGAAATAA
- a CDS encoding alpha/beta hydrolase, with the protein MNYEIKTQGKFKFIEEGEGEPVILLHGLFGALSNFSGTIEYFKQFNKVVIPMLPLFDLNILETSVGGLAKYVHKFIEALDYKNFHLMGNSLGGHVALVYILKHPERVKSLILTGSSGLFENGMGETYPKRGDYEYIRNKTALTFYDPAMATKELVDEVFEITSNRLKVIKIITLAKSAIRHNLGEELTTIKTPTLLIWGLNDTVTPPMVGEEFHKLIPNSELHFIDKCGHAPMMEVPDEFNRIMHDYLQRLNNKTVAGA; encoded by the coding sequence ATGAATTACGAAATCAAAACACAGGGCAAATTCAAGTTCATCGAAGAAGGGGAAGGAGAACCGGTAATACTTTTGCACGGACTGTTCGGTGCCCTGAGTAATTTCAGTGGAACGATCGAGTATTTCAAGCAGTTCAATAAAGTGGTGATCCCCATGCTGCCCTTGTTTGACCTGAATATCCTGGAAACCTCCGTAGGCGGCCTGGCCAAATACGTACACAAATTCATCGAAGCCCTCGACTATAAAAATTTCCACCTCATGGGCAACTCCCTGGGTGGTCATGTGGCCCTCGTTTATATCCTCAAACACCCCGAAAGGGTCAAATCCCTCATTCTTACCGGCAGCTCCGGGCTGTTCGAGAACGGAATGGGCGAAACTTATCCCAAACGCGGCGATTACGAATATATCCGCAACAAAACTGCGCTTACCTTCTATGATCCCGCCATGGCAACGAAGGAACTGGTAGACGAAGTATTCGAAATTACCAGCAATCGCCTGAAAGTCATCAAGATCATCACCCTCGCCAAATCCGCCATCCGCCACAATCTCGGCGAAGAGCTCACCACCATCAAAACCCCGACGCTCCTCATCTGGGGCCTCAACGATACGGTGACGCCACCCATGGTAGGCGAGGAGTTCCATAAGCTGATCCCCAATTCCGAGCTGCATTTCATCGACAAATGCGGCCATGCGCCGATGATGGAAGTGCCCGACGAATTCAACCGGATCATGCACGACTATCTCCAGCGCCTCAACAACAAAACCGTAGCCGGAGCCTAG
- a CDS encoding CvpA family protein, whose product MAIDVVFAILMAFALYRGFVRGCIAAVFSLIACVIGLAAALKLSAVLAAWLGKSGMDGRWWPVVCFIVIFLAVVVLIRLGAAALEKVVEWSMLGWANKLAGILLYAAIFTIVYSVLLWLANQLYLLNPETKLQSVVYPYIEPVGPWVMDRLGKIIPLFRDVFAELEAFFEQAAGKIPAQNP is encoded by the coding sequence TTGGCGATAGATGTCGTTTTCGCCATCCTCATGGCGTTCGCGCTGTACCGGGGATTCGTGCGGGGATGCATCGCCGCGGTTTTCTCGCTGATAGCCTGTGTGATAGGGCTGGCGGCCGCTTTGAAGCTGTCTGCCGTACTGGCCGCATGGCTGGGGAAATCGGGGATGGACGGCCGCTGGTGGCCTGTTGTCTGCTTCATCGTCATATTCCTGGCCGTGGTGGTGCTGATACGCCTGGGCGCGGCGGCACTTGAAAAGGTGGTGGAATGGTCGATGCTGGGATGGGCCAACAAACTGGCAGGCATCCTGCTGTATGCCGCCATCTTCACCATCGTCTACAGCGTGCTCCTATGGCTCGCCAATCAACTATATCTGCTGAATCCGGAGACGAAGCTCCAATCCGTTGTGTATCCCTATATTGAGCCCGTGGGACCGTGGGTGATGGACCGCCTCGGGAAGATAATCCCCCTTTTCAGGGACGTTTTTGCGGAACTGGAAGCCTTTTTTGAACAGGCCGCCGGCAAAATACCCGCACAAAACCCCTGA
- a CDS encoding POTRA domain-containing protein — MRTVFNISGLWLCLLAALPARAQVVDSAASPAPQQLAILQDTSYIVVRDIVVAGNKRTRRSIILREIGIKPGDTIRLRNLNTILEANRKQLLNTSLFLNVLYNVKDWQGNEANIVFDVWERWYLLAFPVFKLADRNFNQWWVEQKKSLRRVNVGVKAWQDNLTGRNDELYTDISFGYTQKFVLGYTLPYIDRKLRHGIGFSASFSRNREINYISENNKQQFFRQDDFLRRQMAFGVSYTYRKAISTRHQAFLTYFSEQVADSVAVLNPDYLGKGRNGVHYAELLYRLDYIQADSWQYPLVGQSFRGEISKAGFGPVNDIHYVKIRLKGAKYWQYAPKTYGAVSLLGQAKFTDELPYAASRAMGYQEDYLRGLEYYVVDGTAFFILKNTLRRELLNFKMKLPIVPKKFSNLPIRVLAKAYGDMGYGYSKHGLNGQLSNRMLYTAGVGIDVVSFYDTCVRFEYSINQMGEKGLFLHAKLDM, encoded by the coding sequence TTGCGCACTGTTTTTAACATATCCGGCCTGTGGCTCTGCCTCCTCGCCGCACTGCCCGCCCGCGCACAGGTCGTTGACTCCGCCGCCAGTCCCGCGCCGCAGCAATTGGCCATTTTGCAGGACACGTCGTACATTGTTGTACGGGATATCGTTGTGGCCGGCAACAAACGCACCCGCCGCTCCATCATCCTCCGCGAAATCGGCATCAAACCCGGAGACACCATCCGCCTCCGTAATCTCAACACCATCCTCGAAGCCAACCGGAAACAATTGCTCAACACTTCGCTGTTCCTCAATGTCTTATACAATGTCAAAGACTGGCAGGGAAATGAAGCCAATATCGTGTTCGACGTCTGGGAACGATGGTACCTCCTCGCGTTCCCCGTTTTCAAACTGGCAGACCGGAACTTCAACCAGTGGTGGGTGGAACAGAAAAAAAGCCTCCGCCGCGTGAACGTTGGCGTGAAAGCCTGGCAGGATAACCTGACCGGGCGCAACGACGAGCTGTATACCGATATTTCTTTCGGGTACACGCAGAAGTTCGTGCTGGGGTACACCCTTCCCTACATCGACCGCAAATTGCGCCATGGCATTGGGTTTTCGGCCTCTTTCAGCCGGAACCGCGAGATCAATTATATTTCTGAAAACAACAAGCAGCAATTTTTCCGGCAAGACGATTTCCTTCGCCGGCAAATGGCTTTCGGCGTAAGTTATACCTATCGCAAAGCGATTTCCACCCGCCACCAGGCTTTTCTGACCTATTTCAGCGAGCAGGTGGCCGATTCCGTGGCCGTCCTCAACCCGGATTATCTCGGCAAGGGGCGGAATGGCGTGCATTACGCAGAACTTTTGTACCGGCTGGATTATATCCAGGCAGACAGCTGGCAATATCCGCTGGTGGGGCAGTCGTTCCGCGGCGAGATTTCCAAAGCCGGTTTTGGGCCGGTGAACGACATTCATTACGTGAAGATCCGGTTGAAGGGGGCCAAATACTGGCAATATGCCCCGAAAACATACGGCGCCGTAAGCCTGCTGGGCCAGGCGAAATTCACGGACGAGCTGCCATACGCGGCTTCCCGGGCCATGGGGTACCAGGAAGATTACCTCCGCGGGCTTGAATATTATGTGGTGGACGGAACGGCGTTCTTCATCCTGAAAAATACCCTGCGGCGGGAATTGCTTAACTTCAAGATGAAGCTTCCCATCGTTCCGAAAAAATTCAGCAACCTGCCCATCCGCGTACTGGCGAAGGCTTATGGCGATATGGGATATGGGTACTCGAAGCACGGCCTCAACGGGCAGCTGAGCAACCGGATGCTGTACACCGCCGGCGTGGGGATCGACGTGGTATCTTTTTACGACACCTGTGTCCGCTTCGAATACAGTATCAACCAAATGGGAGAAAAAGGACTATTTTTACACGCTAAACTGGATATGTAA
- a CDS encoding DUF6089 family protein, whose amino-acid sequence MAQNELSYVGELGFTAGAAHYFGDLNTHGGLKAPKPAVGIFYRKYFNDYIGARAHFRFMNVGYSDVYSSNDFQRRRNLSFNSNIFELAVQGDFNFFRFEPGSQDYRFSPYLTVGASAFHFNPYAYYQDRKYYLQPLGTEGQHSGLFPDRKPYSLYNFAFLIGGGLKYSLNRRLNLGLEVLYRFAQTDYLDDVSTTFAGLSAFPNKPDGSSTIAAVLQDRSTVTSNPPIGEVGRQRGNSRDKDQFATIEITLGILFTSYRCKF is encoded by the coding sequence ATGGCGCAGAACGAGCTGAGCTATGTGGGGGAACTGGGCTTTACGGCCGGGGCAGCCCATTATTTCGGCGATCTCAATACGCACGGCGGGCTGAAGGCGCCCAAGCCGGCGGTCGGCATTTTCTACCGGAAGTATTTCAACGATTATATCGGCGCCCGGGCGCATTTCCGGTTCATGAACGTGGGATATTCGGACGTTTACAGCTCCAACGACTTCCAGCGCCGCCGGAACCTCAGCTTCAATTCAAACATCTTTGAGTTGGCGGTGCAGGGAGATTTTAACTTTTTCCGGTTTGAGCCGGGGAGCCAGGATTACCGTTTTTCCCCGTATTTGACGGTGGGGGCTTCGGCGTTCCATTTTAACCCGTACGCGTATTACCAGGACCGTAAGTATTACCTGCAGCCTTTGGGGACGGAGGGGCAGCATTCTGGTCTTTTTCCCGACAGAAAGCCATATTCTCTCTATAATTTCGCGTTTTTGATCGGCGGAGGGCTGAAATACAGCCTGAACCGGCGTTTGAACCTGGGGTTGGAGGTGTTGTACCGTTTCGCGCAGACAGACTATCTGGATGACGTAAGTACCACCTTCGCGGGGCTTTCCGCCTTCCCCAACAAGCCGGACGGCAGCAGTACCATTGCCGCTGTTTTGCAGGACCGGTCTACCGTTACCTCCAATCCGCCCATCGGCGAAGTGGGCCGCCAGCGGGGCAATAGCCGCGACAAAGACCAGTTTGCCACGATCGAGATCACTTTGGGTATCCTTTTCACTTCCTACCGCTGTAAATTTTAA
- a CDS encoding OmpH family outer membrane protein produces MKKLVIIAIVAFTGFCSVKANAQTKIAHINTQALIEAMPDYKKAQTEIETYAGSLEKESQALIAEYNNKVAALEKAPKEQSEVMKAAQIKDIQDIQKRIQDYEQIARERIQTKQNELLKPVYDKARKAIEDVAKEKGYAYVIDNSGGSLLVSPAADDILAPVKTKLGVPATAAPAAAK; encoded by the coding sequence ATGAAGAAGTTAGTAATCATCGCTATTGTCGCGTTCACCGGGTTTTGCAGCGTGAAGGCCAATGCACAGACCAAAATCGCGCACATCAACACCCAGGCTTTGATCGAAGCGATGCCCGATTATAAAAAAGCACAAACTGAAATCGAGACCTACGCAGGTAGCCTCGAGAAAGAAAGCCAGGCCCTGATCGCCGAGTACAACAACAAAGTTGCTGCCCTCGAAAAAGCGCCCAAAGAGCAGAGCGAAGTGATGAAAGCCGCTCAAATCAAAGATATCCAGGACATCCAGAAAAGAATCCAGGATTACGAGCAAATCGCCCGCGAAAGGATCCAGACCAAACAGAACGAACTGCTGAAGCCCGTTTACGATAAAGCCCGCAAAGCGATCGAAGACGTTGCCAAGGAGAAAGGTTATGCGTATGTGATCGACAACTCCGGCGGATCCCTCCTGGTTTCCCCCGCTGCTGACGACATCCTCGCCCCGGTGAAAACCAAACTGGGCGTACCCGCTACCGCAGCTCCCGCAGCCGCTAAATAA
- a CDS encoding CBS domain-containing protein produces the protein MLVQELISTVVPVLLPQDTGAKALRLMNEFHLTHLPLVVDNKYTYLVEEDQVLDWEDPDQLLETAPPGPLKPAVPEGAHFYEALKVFYDFKLSALPVISREGEYLGVITRENLLAALAMYNGVKEPGGVVVLEMEPRDYSLSEIARIAESNEVTLLSVNTLTNPATAKLEVVLKTNRQEMQGLIATFERFNYTIKYMFSEEQEEDLLKKNYDLLMNYISM, from the coding sequence ATGTTGGTGCAGGAACTTATATCGACCGTTGTACCGGTGCTGCTGCCGCAGGATACCGGTGCCAAGGCGCTGCGGCTCATGAATGAATTTCATCTGACGCATTTGCCGTTGGTGGTGGATAACAAGTACACCTACCTCGTGGAAGAAGACCAGGTGCTGGACTGGGAAGACCCCGACCAGCTGCTGGAAACCGCTCCGCCCGGCCCCCTCAAGCCCGCAGTGCCCGAAGGCGCACACTTTTATGAAGCACTGAAAGTGTTTTACGATTTCAAACTGTCTGCCCTCCCCGTTATTTCGCGGGAAGGCGAATATCTCGGCGTCATCACCCGCGAAAACCTCCTCGCCGCCCTCGCCATGTACAACGGCGTCAAAGAGCCCGGAGGCGTGGTTGTGCTCGAAATGGAGCCCCGCGACTATAGCCTCAGCGAAATCGCACGGATCGCCGAAAGCAACGAAGTCACCCTCCTGAGCGTAAATACCCTCACCAATCCCGCCACCGCCAAACTGGAAGTGGTGCTCAAAACGAACCGCCAGGAAATGCAGGGGCTCATCGCCACCTTCGAAAGATTTAATTACACCATCAAATACATGTTCAGTGAAGAGCAGGAAGAAGATCTCCTCAAAAAGAACTATGATCTGCTCATGAACTACATCAGCATGTAG